In Longimicrobiales bacterium, a single genomic region encodes these proteins:
- a CDS encoding right-handed parallel beta-helix repeat-containing protein, whose amino-acid sequence MTLPIPSITLVSIILLVALAACDSGQGAVTDPPDDECSPDTADACEPPPVAACAPQQVPQGRSCVRWTPADGARLVNAADTFDILVIDAGTEVRAAAGVRLVASQLHVNGTAAAPVRFLPLTEGVRWGGIETPGYGADTSTIRYARIETAEHGVVATAPALIENTHVKDVTGVGVVLHGGHLIRSVIEGAQDAGVAIGSNSHARLSDTDVRGSGDGIRVLCVRCRLFIGGGSIDNNAGDGVRTAFGDMRSGTVFFESPVRITGNAGYPLVVPLTSMRGVMNEVAARNNLLGNGRDTVIAYAGSTWGAQYVPDAEGDLTIARALPFRVTLPCLAALPLMTMEAGASLTVESYDCGGPWGAWPVPVSYGTPTEPVTITGINAMLGLVRQGADTVFVRHARFTNVLLLSAETPVVMEDVELDSASLVITAVGSRVTRLSSIGGGRTGAYEYQQQAAITLAGDVRLAQVLIEGALHHGLHIDGGSPVVSACTIRHNTGHGVWVEQGTVRIEQCSMEGNAGYGIHNSTPDTVQAPNNWWGDPTGPRGPTGNGVDGPVRYDPFLTAPPGHSAFVSALHR is encoded by the coding sequence ATGACGCTCCCCATCCCGTCGATCACCCTCGTTTCGATCATCCTGCTCGTCGCACTCGCCGCGTGCGACAGCGGTCAGGGTGCCGTGACCGACCCGCCTGATGACGAATGCAGTCCCGACACGGCAGACGCATGCGAACCGCCACCCGTGGCAGCGTGCGCTCCGCAGCAGGTGCCGCAGGGCAGGAGCTGCGTTCGCTGGACGCCTGCGGATGGCGCTCGGCTGGTGAACGCGGCCGATACATTCGACATCCTCGTGATCGACGCCGGAACGGAAGTACGCGCGGCGGCAGGCGTGCGGCTCGTTGCGTCACAGCTCCACGTCAACGGTACGGCGGCCGCTCCGGTGCGCTTCCTCCCGCTGACTGAGGGCGTGCGTTGGGGCGGCATCGAAACCCCCGGCTACGGCGCGGACACCTCGACCATCCGCTACGCCCGCATCGAGACTGCCGAACACGGGGTCGTCGCGACCGCGCCGGCCCTCATCGAGAACACCCACGTCAAGGATGTAACGGGTGTGGGCGTCGTTCTGCATGGCGGCCACCTGATCCGGAGCGTAATCGAAGGCGCGCAGGACGCCGGCGTTGCGATCGGCAGCAACAGCCACGCGAGACTGAGCGATACGGATGTGCGGGGCTCCGGCGACGGCATCAGGGTGCTGTGCGTGCGCTGCCGCCTCTTCATCGGCGGCGGCAGCATCGACAACAATGCCGGCGACGGTGTGCGCACGGCGTTCGGCGACATGCGGAGCGGCACGGTCTTCTTCGAATCGCCCGTGCGCATTACCGGGAACGCGGGCTATCCGCTGGTCGTGCCGCTCACATCCATGCGCGGCGTGATGAACGAAGTCGCTGCGCGCAATAATCTGCTCGGCAACGGGCGCGACACCGTCATAGCGTACGCAGGGAGTACATGGGGCGCCCAGTACGTGCCAGATGCAGAAGGCGACCTGACCATTGCCCGGGCGTTGCCGTTCCGCGTGACGCTGCCATGCCTCGCGGCGCTACCTCTGATGACCATGGAAGCCGGGGCGAGCCTGACCGTGGAGAGCTATGACTGCGGCGGTCCCTGGGGGGCATGGCCCGTACCGGTCAGTTACGGCACGCCGACGGAGCCGGTAACGATAACAGGAATCAACGCCATGCTGGGTCTCGTTCGGCAGGGTGCGGATACAGTCTTCGTGCGCCACGCGCGATTCACGAACGTCCTGCTCCTTTCGGCGGAGACACCGGTGGTCATGGAAGACGTCGAGCTCGACTCGGCGTCGCTCGTTATCACTGCCGTCGGCTCACGCGTCACGCGCCTCAGCTCCATCGGCGGAGGGAGGACCGGTGCGTATGAGTACCAGCAGCAGGCGGCCATCACACTCGCCGGCGATGTACGCCTGGCGCAGGTGCTGATCGAGGGCGCGCTCCACCACGGGCTGCACATCGACGGCGGCAGCCCGGTCGTGAGCGCATGCACGATCCGCCACAACACCGGACACGGCGTGTGGGTGGAGCAGGGAACCGTTCGCATCGAGCAGTGCAGCATGGAGGGGAACGCCGGATACGGCATCCACAACTCCACCCCCGACACGGTCCAGGCGCCGAACAACTGGTGGGGCGACCCGACGGGACCACGCGGGCCGACAGGAAACGGCGTCGACGGACCGGTCCGGTACGATCCGTTCCTGACCGCTCCGCCCGGTCACTCTGCGTTCGTGTCCGCTCTGCACAGGTGA
- a CDS encoding PadR family transcriptional regulator encodes MAERTDLLQGTLDLLILKTLALRPLHGWGISKQLRTLSHDVLQVNQGSLYPALYRLEDRGLIAAEWGISPEGRRAKFYRLTPAGRKAFSAERRSWRVFTSAVEQVLEAT; translated from the coding sequence GTGGCCGAACGCACTGACCTGCTGCAGGGGACACTCGACCTGCTGATCCTGAAGACGCTCGCGCTCAGACCGCTTCACGGCTGGGGCATCAGCAAACAGCTGCGCACGCTCTCCCACGATGTCCTCCAGGTCAACCAGGGCTCGCTCTATCCCGCGCTGTACCGCCTCGAGGATCGCGGCCTGATCGCCGCCGAGTGGGGCATCTCACCGGAGGGCCGGCGCGCCAAGTTCTACCGCCTGACACCGGCCGGCAGGAAGGCGTTCAGCGCGGAGCGGAGGAGCTGGCGGGTTTTCACGTCGGCGGTCGAGCAGGTGCTGGAGGCTACGTGA
- a CDS encoding ABC transporter permease, with the protein MLNFFRKRRLTDDMRAELRQHVELEIEDRIRAGMSPREARRTALRDFGAEGRWWEEGRAARGWRPLDELVQDARYAWRTLGRAPSFAVVAIVTLGLAIGATTLVFSVVDGVLLRPLSYDADERLMRLKDESVLDGGGTRGTISYPNFADMRAQATTWEVAAAYDEWQVSLVENGIAQRIDAAFVDAAWFDVLGVEPALGRFFTPEEAEPGSAQVLVLSWGLWQEQFGGDDGVIGRTVEANGVTRTIVGVAPRGLEDPGLSGGSFAAPRMWAPTPGYFATNGRGGRSFTALIRLRDGVSFASAQAEADAIQAQLVAAYPENNEGYRARLVPLLEDRTAGVRAPLLMLLGAVALVLLIACANVANLLLVRGSVRRREIDLRTALGAARTRIVRQLLVENVVLATLGSALGIAIAALGLRVLRVTLAGRLPRLDLVQLDARVFGFAAAVTVGAALLFGLLPAFQMVRGGLAAGLRDGGRVAGGARTLRSAIISAEVAIALVVLVAAGLLVRSLVRLESVDPGIQAHGALTMHLLTPPDLQEATLATYYDALFDRIVAVPGVEGVGTLDVLPMSGGFNGGPFTVVGRPAPERQDRPNAELRAASPGVFAALGLPLVSGRVLTSADDRSDAARVVVIDATAAERYWPDGDPVGARITYDDQQYEVVGVVGGLAHFALDEAREPTVYFPNAQAPSWMRDDPALIVRTSIDALSVSDAVQAAIREVNPRVAIAGVRPLDSVVASTLALPRFRTLLLATFAMIAFVLALIGIYGTVSYTVERRTAELGVRMALGASPAGVLALVLRDGLRPVLAGLALGLAGALTATRVLESMLFDLSPLDPATFLTMPLLLALVAAAAMLAPARRAAATSPITVLRAD; encoded by the coding sequence ATGCTGAACTTCTTCCGCAAGCGCCGCCTGACGGATGACATGCGTGCCGAGCTGCGCCAGCACGTGGAGCTCGAGATCGAGGACCGTATCCGTGCCGGGATGTCGCCGCGTGAGGCGCGGCGCACGGCGCTGCGCGATTTCGGAGCAGAAGGGCGATGGTGGGAGGAAGGCCGCGCAGCACGCGGGTGGCGACCTCTCGACGAGCTGGTGCAGGACGCGAGGTATGCGTGGCGTACGCTCGGGCGGGCGCCGTCGTTCGCGGTGGTCGCGATCGTGACGCTCGGACTGGCGATCGGCGCGACGACACTCGTGTTCAGCGTTGTGGATGGCGTGCTGCTGCGTCCGCTGTCGTATGACGCGGATGAGCGGCTGATGCGGCTGAAGGATGAGTCGGTGCTGGACGGTGGCGGCACCCGCGGCACGATCTCGTACCCCAACTTCGCGGATATGCGTGCGCAGGCGACGACGTGGGAGGTGGCGGCCGCGTATGACGAGTGGCAGGTGTCGCTGGTGGAGAACGGCATCGCGCAGCGGATCGATGCCGCGTTCGTGGACGCGGCGTGGTTCGACGTGCTGGGCGTGGAGCCGGCGCTCGGCCGCTTCTTCACACCGGAGGAGGCGGAGCCGGGCAGTGCGCAGGTGCTGGTGCTGAGCTGGGGCCTCTGGCAGGAGCAGTTCGGGGGCGACGACGGCGTGATCGGCCGGACGGTGGAGGCGAACGGCGTCACACGCACGATCGTCGGCGTTGCGCCGCGCGGTCTGGAGGATCCGGGATTGTCCGGCGGCTCGTTCGCTGCACCGCGGATGTGGGCTCCGACGCCCGGCTACTTTGCGACGAACGGCCGCGGCGGCCGGTCGTTTACGGCGCTGATCCGGCTGCGCGACGGCGTATCGTTCGCGAGTGCGCAAGCCGAAGCCGACGCGATTCAGGCGCAGCTGGTCGCGGCGTATCCGGAGAACAACGAGGGCTACCGCGCACGGCTGGTGCCGCTGCTCGAGGACCGTACGGCCGGCGTGCGTGCGCCGCTGTTGATGCTGCTCGGTGCAGTGGCGCTCGTTCTGCTGATCGCGTGCGCGAACGTCGCGAACCTGCTGCTGGTACGGGGAAGCGTGCGCCGCCGCGAGATCGACCTGCGCACCGCGCTCGGAGCGGCACGTACGCGCATCGTGCGGCAGCTGCTGGTGGAGAACGTCGTGCTCGCCACGCTCGGGTCCGCACTCGGCATTGCGATCGCGGCGCTCGGGCTGCGCGTCCTCCGTGTCACTCTCGCAGGACGGCTTCCGAGGCTGGACCTCGTTCAGCTCGACGCGCGCGTGTTCGGCTTCGCGGCTGCTGTCACCGTCGGCGCAGCGCTGCTGTTCGGGCTTCTGCCCGCGTTCCAGATGGTGCGCGGCGGGCTGGCTGCGGGGCTGCGCGATGGCGGACGTGTCGCCGGCGGTGCACGCACCCTGCGGTCCGCCATCATCAGCGCTGAAGTTGCCATAGCCCTGGTCGTGCTGGTTGCTGCGGGCCTGCTGGTGCGCTCACTCGTGCGACTCGAATCCGTCGATCCCGGCATTCAAGCGCACGGCGCGCTCACGATGCATCTGCTCACCCCGCCCGATCTCCAGGAGGCGACACTGGCGACGTACTACGACGCCCTGTTCGATCGCATCGTCGCGGTGCCGGGCGTGGAAGGTGTCGGCACACTGGACGTGCTGCCGATGTCCGGCGGCTTCAACGGCGGTCCGTTCACCGTCGTCGGCCGTCCGGCGCCGGAGCGCCAGGACCGTCCGAACGCGGAGCTGCGCGCAGCATCGCCCGGTGTGTTCGCTGCGCTGGGGCTGCCGCTCGTGAGCGGCCGAGTACTGACATCCGCGGACGATCGCAGCGATGCAGCGCGTGTGGTGGTGATCGACGCGACGGCGGCTGAGCGGTACTGGCCGGACGGCGATCCTGTCGGTGCCCGAATCACCTATGACGACCAGCAGTACGAGGTGGTCGGTGTCGTCGGCGGGCTCGCGCACTTCGCGCTCGACGAGGCGCGCGAGCCGACCGTCTATTTCCCGAATGCGCAGGCACCGTCGTGGATGCGCGACGACCCCGCCCTAATCGTGCGCACATCGATCGACGCACTGAGTGTGAGCGATGCCGTGCAGGCGGCGATACGCGAAGTGAATCCGCGCGTGGCGATCGCCGGCGTGCGCCCGCTCGACAGTGTGGTGGCAAGCACGCTCGCACTGCCGCGCTTCCGTACGCTGCTGCTTGCGACATTCGCGATGATCGCGTTCGTGCTGGCGCTGATCGGCATCTACGGCACAGTGTCGTACACGGTCGAGCGGAGGACAGCCGAGCTCGGCGTACGTATGGCGCTCGGCGCGTCGCCCGCCGGCGTGCTCGCGCTCGTTCTGCGCGACGGTCTCCGCCCGGTCCTCGCCGGGCTCGCGCTCGGCCTCGCCGGCGCGCTGACCGCGACGCGCGTCCTCGAAAGCATGCTCTTCGATCTGTCCCCGCTCGACCCGGCCACATTTCTGACGATGCCGCTGCTGCTCGCACTGGTCGCCGCGGCCGCGATGCTCGCTCCCGCGCGCCGCGCCGCCGCGACCTCGCCGATCACAGTTCTTCGCGCTGACTGA